CCCGCCGCGGACGCGGAGCCCGCGAGGCCCGGCCCGACCGTGTCCGGCTGGAGTACGCACCGCGGGCCGACGGCCGGCCCGACCCCGGCGAGGTCGTGTGGGCGTGGGTGCCGTTCGAGGAGGACGACGGCCGCGGCAAGGACCGTCCCGTCCTCGTCGTCGGCCGCGACGGGGACCAGCTCGTCGGCTTCATGATGACGAGCAAGGACCACGTCCACGGCGGTGGCGGTGGCGGTGGCGCCGACGGGGGGGTGTGGCTCGACGTCGGCACGGGAGCGTGGGACCGGCAGCGACGGCCCAGCGAGGTGCGCCTGGACCGCGTGCTGCGCGTGGCCCCCCGCGA
This genomic interval from Kineococcus endophyticus contains the following:
- a CDS encoding type II toxin-antitoxin system PemK/MazF family toxin; amino-acid sequence: MNVTGLLRAGLRVLVRELERRSAAPRTVPPTPEHATDRPRPRRGRGAREARPDRVRLEYAPRADGRPDPGEVVWAWVPFEEDDGRGKDRPVLVVGRDGDQLVGFMMTSKDHVHGGGGGGGADGGVWLDVGTGAWDRQRRPSEVRLDRVLRVAPRDVRREGAALDRARFEEVAERARRLHGW